Proteins encoded by one window of Cyclobacteriaceae bacterium:
- the purH gene encoding bifunctional phosphoribosylaminoimidazolecarboxamide formyltransferase/IMP cyclohydrolase produces the protein MSARKISRALISVYNKENLDPIVHLLGKAGVEFVSTGGTQQYIEKLGYKVVPVESLTGYPSIFGGRVKTLHPAIFGGILYRRDEASDLREAKEHQIESIDLVIVDLYPFEETVAAGGTPEAIIEKIDIGGISLIRGAAKNFNDVLIVSSRNQYAKLQQLLEAKNCSSDLADRKAFASLAFDVTSHYDSAIFAYFNQDQEIPSFKKSIQQGRTLRYGENPHQQGKFYGNLEDLLTQLHGKELSYNNLVDVDAAINLVQEFDETAFVIIKHTNACGVATGSSVKEAYLKAFAADTVSAFGGVLATNKPVDLAAAEELNKLFFEILIAPAYNDDALELLKSKKNRMLLVQRKPLSEQVQFKSLLNGVIEQDADKKTDSKADLKVVTKVAPSADQVDALLFASKIAKHTKSNTIVLAVEGQLLASGVGQTSRVDALRQAIEKAKAFNLSLKGAVMASDAFFPFPDCVEIADKEGIMAVIQPGGSVRDQDSIDYCDAHGMAMVFTGTRHFKH, from the coding sequence ATGTCTGCCCGCAAAATTTCCCGTGCCCTCATCTCTGTTTATAATAAAGAGAACCTCGACCCCATCGTTCATTTGCTGGGCAAAGCCGGTGTTGAATTTGTTTCTACTGGCGGAACACAGCAATACATTGAAAAGCTCGGCTATAAAGTAGTGCCGGTTGAGTCGTTGACAGGGTACCCTTCCATTTTTGGAGGGCGGGTAAAAACTTTGCACCCGGCTATTTTTGGTGGCATTCTTTACAGGAGAGATGAAGCAAGCGATTTAAGAGAGGCCAAAGAACACCAGATCGAATCGATTGATTTGGTTATTGTAGACTTATATCCGTTTGAAGAAACGGTTGCTGCGGGCGGAACGCCTGAGGCCATCATCGAAAAAATTGACATTGGCGGAATTTCGCTTATCCGCGGAGCCGCTAAAAATTTTAATGATGTGCTGATTGTTTCTTCACGCAACCAGTATGCAAAACTTCAGCAGTTGCTGGAAGCAAAAAATTGTTCTTCCGATCTGGCCGATCGCAAAGCATTTGCGTCCCTGGCCTTTGATGTTACCTCTCATTACGATTCGGCCATCTTTGCCTACTTCAATCAGGATCAAGAAATACCCTCTTTCAAGAAAAGTATTCAGCAGGGTAGAACGTTGCGTTATGGAGAGAACCCGCATCAGCAAGGAAAATTTTATGGCAACCTCGAAGACCTGTTAACCCAACTTCATGGTAAGGAGCTTTCGTACAACAACCTGGTGGATGTTGATGCAGCCATTAACCTGGTGCAGGAATTTGATGAAACGGCTTTTGTGATCATCAAGCACACCAATGCGTGTGGGGTGGCCACTGGTTCATCAGTTAAGGAAGCCTACCTGAAGGCATTTGCAGCCGATACGGTTTCAGCCTTTGGTGGGGTGTTGGCCACCAACAAACCGGTTGATCTGGCAGCAGCCGAAGAATTGAACAAACTTTTCTTTGAGATACTGATCGCCCCGGCCTACAATGATGATGCGTTGGAATTATTGAAATCAAAGAAGAATCGCATGCTGCTGGTACAACGCAAACCATTGAGTGAGCAGGTGCAGTTCAAGAGTTTACTTAACGGAGTAATCGAACAGGATGCCGATAAGAAAACGGATAGTAAAGCCGATCTGAAAGTGGTGACAAAGGTTGCGCCTTCGGCCGATCAGGTAGACGCACTGCTCTTTGCCAGTAAAATTGCCAAGCACACCAAATCGAATACCATTGTGTTGGCCGTTGAAGGACAACTGTTGGCCAGTGGTGTGGGGCAAACTTCCCGGGTGGACGCCTTACGTCAGGCAATTGAAAAGGCCAAAGCATTTAACCTGAGTCTGAAGGGAGCGGTGATGGCTTCGGATGCCTTCTTCCCCTTTCCCGATTGCGTGGAGATTGCCGACAAGGAGGGCATTATGGCTGTTATTCAGCCGGGTGGATCGGTGCGCGACCAGGACTCTATCGACTACTGCGATGCACACGGCATGGCCATGGTGTTTACAGGTACGCGGCACTTCAAACACTGA
- a CDS encoding rod shape-determining protein encodes MGFFDFFTSDIAIDLGTANTLIIYKDKIVVDEPSIIALDKSTSKVLAIGREAMQMHEKTHDHIKTIRPLKEGVIADFQAAELMIRGLIKMIDTGKRLFPPSYRMVICIPSGITEVEKRAVRDSAEHAGAKEVYMIYEPIAAAIGTGIDIEQPIGNMIVDIGGGTTDIAVIALSGIVCDQSIRVAGDTFNRDILDYMRRQHNLLIGERSAERVKIEVGSALTELDDGPDDYEIRGRDLMTGIPKTIKISYSEVAFALDKSVSKLEEAVLKALETSPPELSADIYERGIYLTGGGALLRGLDKRLALKTKLPIHVAEDPLRAVVRGTGAALKNLHSFRSVLMT; translated from the coding sequence ATGGGCTTTTTTGATTTTTTCACCAGCGATATAGCTATAGATCTTGGCACAGCTAACACCCTTATCATTTACAAGGATAAAATCGTTGTGGATGAGCCTTCCATCATTGCCTTGGATAAATCAACCAGCAAGGTGCTGGCCATCGGACGAGAGGCCATGCAGATGCACGAGAAAACCCACGACCACATCAAGACAATTCGCCCGTTGAAAGAAGGTGTGATTGCCGACTTCCAGGCAGCCGAGTTGATGATCCGCGGGTTGATTAAAATGATTGATACAGGCAAGCGTCTGTTTCCACCCTCATACCGCATGGTAATTTGCATTCCTTCGGGTATTACGGAAGTGGAGAAGCGTGCCGTGCGCGACAGTGCCGAACATGCGGGCGCCAAAGAAGTGTACATGATTTACGAACCGATTGCCGCAGCCATCGGTACAGGTATAGATATTGAACAGCCGATCGGTAACATGATTGTAGACATCGGTGGTGGTACAACCGACATTGCTGTTATCGCCCTTTCAGGTATTGTGTGTGATCAGTCCATTCGCGTAGCGGGTGATACATTCAACCGCGACATTTTGGATTACATGAGGCGCCAACACAACCTGTTGATTGGTGAGCGTTCGGCTGAACGTGTAAAAATTGAAGTAGGCTCTGCGCTAACTGAATTGGATGACGGACCGGATGATTATGAAATCCGTGGTCGCGATTTAATGACCGGTATTCCTAAAACGATTAAGATCTCCTACTCGGAAGTTGCATTTGCATTGGATAAGTCCGTTTCCAAATTAGAGGAGGCTGTGTTAAAGGCACTGGAAACTTCACCTCCGGAACTTTCAGCTGATATTTACGAACGTGGCATTTACCTGACCGGTGGAGGTGCGTTGTTGCGCGGATTGGACAAGCGCCTGGCGCTTAAAACGAAACTCCCTATTCATGTGGCTGAAGATCCACTGCGTGCGGTTGTGCGCGGAACTGGTGCAGCCTTGAAAAATCTGCATAGTTTCCGAAGCGTGTTGATGACGTGA
- the mreC gene encoding rod shape-determining protein MreC, whose translation MERIFLFIYQFRAFFTFLLLELFCAWQIIQNNQYQGAQFFNSANSFVGAINSFSQNTRDYFSLREVNTVLSEENTHLRKQLEQQSQYIVALPGQHKVDSQVVNRFDFVSAKVINNSIDRYTNFITINKGKAEGIVPGMAVISPAGAIGKVKLTSNHFSVITSLLNTDLRVSAVLKRTGHFGTVQWDGIDPQAVALNFIPRHVEPVVGDTVITSGYSGVFPEGILIGVVSEVELSKEAPFFDLKVNLAQDFQRLSFVTVIRSNLLHELDSLEQHIPEMKK comes from the coding sequence ATGGAGCGGATATTTCTTTTTATTTATCAATTCCGCGCCTTCTTTACTTTTCTTTTGTTGGAATTGTTCTGCGCCTGGCAGATCATTCAAAACAATCAGTACCAGGGTGCGCAATTCTTTAATTCAGCAAACAGTTTTGTGGGAGCTATCAATAGCTTCTCTCAAAACACCCGCGATTATTTCTCTCTCCGGGAAGTAAACACCGTGCTATCAGAAGAAAATACTCACCTACGCAAGCAACTTGAGCAACAAAGTCAGTACATCGTAGCCTTACCCGGTCAGCATAAAGTTGATTCACAGGTTGTCAATCGTTTTGATTTTGTTAGCGCAAAAGTGATTAACAACTCTATCGATCGATACACCAACTTCATTACTATAAATAAAGGAAAAGCAGAGGGAATAGTGCCGGGCATGGCTGTAATCAGTCCGGCAGGTGCCATCGGAAAAGTAAAGCTAACCTCCAATCATTTCAGTGTTATCACCTCTTTGTTGAATACTGATTTACGGGTGTCGGCCGTATTGAAGCGTACCGGTCATTTCGGCACCGTGCAATGGGATGGCATTGATCCGCAGGCAGTAGCCCTGAATTTTATTCCGCGCCATGTTGAGCCAGTCGTAGGCGATACGGTAATCACATCGGGGTATAGCGGAGTGTTTCCAGAAGGAATATTGATCGGAGTAGTATCTGAAGTTGAATTAAGTAAAGAGGCCCCGTTTTTCGATCTGAAGGTGAACCTGGCCCAGGATTTTCAAAGACTTTCATTTGTAACCGTAATCAGAAGCAACCTGTTGCATGAGTTGGATTCGCTTGAGCAACACATACCAGAAATGAAAAAATGA
- a CDS encoding Rod shape-determining protein MreD, producing MNRSIVLNVFVFFVYLFFQVLILKNAVMFHVAFCFLYIGFLLLLPVETNPLILMFVGFALGFSVDVFYDSLGLHALASVLIMYARNYWLAVLTPQGGYDANVLPSLANNGVQWFMTYSIPLIFLHHIVLFYTEAGGFDYFWHTLMKVLASTGFTLLAIVLVEYVFPGRRS from the coding sequence ATGAACCGTTCGATTGTTTTAAATGTGTTCGTCTTTTTTGTGTACCTGTTCTTCCAGGTGCTCATTCTGAAAAATGCCGTGATGTTTCATGTGGCATTTTGCTTCCTGTACATTGGTTTTTTATTGCTGTTGCCGGTTGAAACCAACCCACTCATCCTGATGTTCGTAGGTTTTGCCCTTGGCTTTTCGGTTGATGTGTTTTACGACAGCCTTGGGTTACATGCCCTGGCCAGCGTGCTGATCATGTACGCACGCAATTATTGGCTTGCAGTGCTTACGCCCCAAGGCGGTTACGATGCCAATGTGTTGCCCAGCCTGGCCAACAATGGGGTGCAGTGGTTTATGACCTACTCCATTCCGCTTATTTTTCTGCATCATATCGTTCTGTTTTATACGGAAGCCGGAGGGTTTGATTATTTTTGGCATACGCTCATGAAGGTATTGGCCAGTACAGGATTTACCCTGCTGGCCATCGTACTGGTTGAATACGTCTTTCCCGGAAGAAGATCATGA
- the mrdA gene encoding penicillin-binding protein 2, translated as MNEGRKEIFQVVFVLTGIIFLVKLFFIQLLDDRYAQMADSNSIMKEIEYPSRGLIFDRNNKLLVYNSPEYDLLIVTNELVNFDSARFCEVFDITQEELKQRFSELKKLKEYVPYRPTVFIKQLSNYDFAKIQEHLDEFPGFYIQPRTTRAYTSDALANVLGYVSEISKNQLDRDTTKLYRQGDYIGQSGIEAQYEEVLRGQRGVRYKLRNVKGMEKGSFKDGDYDTLSVPGKNLMTTIDLDLQQYGEYLMKGKVGSLVALEPATGEILSMVSGPSYDPSMLTGRTFSSNFMLISSDTTKPLFTRPLMAMYPPGSIFKIVQSLIGLQEGVLSYDTRFPCDRSLVNCHSHPNPTDLHGAIQYSCNPYFHQAFRRIINQNKSPNTFTDSRIGLDNWREYVKRFGLGTPLGVDLPSEKGGQMPTSNLYNRIYGEGRWKYSTIYSLSIGQGEMLVTPLQMANMAAIMANKGYYYTPHLVKTIEDKEINEQYRVRNETGIDSAYFSFVQDAMSDAIYGTAQRAIIPGIELCGKTGTAQNPHGYDHSVFMAFAPKDNPKIAIAVYVENAGWGGRSAASIASLMIEQYLNGEIKRKHLEAYVLKGDFLDPVVRATPTPAVQQVVPVDMEE; from the coding sequence ATGAATGAAGGAAGGAAAGAAATATTTCAGGTCGTTTTCGTTTTAACCGGAATCATCTTTCTGGTCAAGTTATTCTTTATCCAATTGCTGGATGATCGCTACGCACAAATGGCGGATAGCAATTCGATCATGAAAGAAATTGAATACCCTTCGCGGGGATTGATTTTTGATCGGAATAATAAACTTCTTGTTTACAATTCTCCTGAATACGATTTACTCATTGTCACCAATGAATTGGTCAATTTTGATTCAGCACGATTCTGTGAAGTATTTGACATAACACAAGAAGAGTTAAAGCAGCGATTTTCTGAATTAAAAAAACTGAAAGAGTACGTGCCGTACCGGCCAACGGTTTTCATCAAGCAACTTTCCAACTACGACTTTGCTAAAATTCAGGAGCACCTCGATGAATTTCCGGGCTTTTACATTCAGCCCCGTACAACGCGTGCCTACACAAGCGATGCCTTGGCCAATGTGTTGGGCTATGTAAGTGAAATCAGCAAAAACCAACTGGATCGCGACACAACAAAACTTTATCGTCAGGGTGATTACATAGGACAGAGTGGCATTGAAGCACAGTATGAAGAAGTGCTTCGCGGCCAACGCGGTGTGCGGTATAAGCTACGGAATGTGAAAGGCATGGAGAAGGGATCGTTCAAAGATGGCGATTACGATACCCTTTCTGTTCCGGGTAAAAACTTAATGACTACCATTGACCTAGATCTTCAGCAGTACGGAGAGTACTTAATGAAAGGTAAGGTAGGAAGCTTGGTGGCGTTGGAGCCGGCCACGGGTGAAATTCTTTCTATGGTTTCCGGCCCATCGTATGATCCTTCCATGCTGACGGGCCGTACATTCAGCTCCAACTTCATGTTGATCAGCAGCGACACAACCAAGCCCTTGTTTACGCGCCCGTTAATGGCGATGTATCCACCGGGTTCCATTTTTAAAATTGTTCAGTCGCTTATTGGGTTACAGGAAGGTGTGCTTTCTTATGATACCCGGTTTCCGTGCGATCGTTCCCTGGTAAATTGCCACAGCCATCCAAACCCAACGGATCTGCATGGGGCGATTCAATATTCCTGCAATCCTTATTTCCATCAGGCCTTTCGCAGAATCATCAATCAGAATAAATCACCGAATACATTTACCGATTCGCGCATCGGTTTGGACAACTGGCGCGAATATGTAAAACGATTTGGGTTAGGAACACCGCTAGGTGTTGATTTACCAAGTGAGAAAGGCGGGCAAATGCCTACCAGCAATTTGTACAACCGCATTTATGGTGAAGGAAGGTGGAAGTATTCAACCATTTATTCGCTGAGTATTGGCCAGGGAGAAATGCTGGTTACGCCATTGCAAATGGCAAACATGGCAGCCATCATGGCGAATAAAGGATATTACTATACACCGCATCTGGTTAAAACAATTGAGGATAAAGAGATTAATGAACAATACCGCGTTCGCAACGAAACCGGAATTGATTCAGCCTATTTTTCTTTTGTTCAGGATGCGATGAGCGATGCGATTTACGGAACTGCACAACGCGCCATCATTCCAGGTATCGAACTTTGCGGAAAAACCGGTACGGCACAAAATCCGCATGGCTACGATCACTCCGTGTTCATGGCGTTTGCGCCAAAAGACAATCCGAAAATTGCCATTGCTGTTTATGTTGAAAATGCAGGCTGGGGTGGTCGCTCTGCGGCATCCATCGCCAGCCTGATGATTGAACAATACCTCAACGGTGAAATCAAGCGCAAGCATCTGGAGGCTTATGTGCTGAAAGGTGATTTTCTTGATCCTGTCGTTCGGGCTACCCCAACACCCGCTGTTCAGCAAGTTGTACCGGTAGATATGGAAGAGTAG
- the rodA gene encoding rod shape-determining protein RodA, whose amino-acid sequence MRRDDAISNKMDWVTVLIYIVMVLLGWFNIFAAVYDETANQSIFDFSLNSGRQLMFIAASAIIILAILIVDMRFYEAAGWLIYGAVIFLLILVPIIGKEVGGNKAWLGIGSFGVQPSEFAKFATALVVAKIIGSVGFKMDRPRNQLILFGIILMPMALILLQKDFGTALVFTAFLLVFFREGMSPFLLIIGIAMAVIAILTLIVDNQWYLHGGIVVLALVIVFFGKRTVKRILTIGVGALIIIGTIESFDYVINNVLPVRHKKRLEALVDPNFDPMGINWNVTQSKIAIGSGGFSGKGFLKGTQTKFDFVPEQSTDFIFCTIGEEHGWLGSLVVVGLFVTLLLRIVFLAERQKNRFARVYGYGVASIFFFHFAVNIGMTIGLFPVIGIPLPFFSYGGSALWSFTILLFILLKLDAHRSQMLGRL is encoded by the coding sequence ATGAGAAGAGATGATGCCATATCGAACAAAATGGATTGGGTTACGGTGTTGATCTACATCGTGATGGTGTTGTTGGGTTGGTTTAACATTTTTGCCGCGGTGTATGATGAAACAGCAAACCAAAGCATTTTCGATTTCAGCCTTAATTCGGGCAGGCAGTTGATGTTCATTGCGGCATCAGCCATTATTATTCTCGCGATTCTCATTGTGGATATGCGCTTCTATGAAGCAGCAGGCTGGCTCATTTATGGTGCGGTTATTTTCTTGTTGATACTTGTACCGATTATCGGAAAGGAAGTTGGCGGTAACAAGGCCTGGCTTGGGATCGGATCGTTTGGTGTTCAGCCCTCTGAGTTTGCGAAGTTTGCTACGGCATTGGTGGTGGCAAAAATTATCGGATCGGTTGGCTTTAAGATGGACCGCCCACGGAATCAACTGATTTTGTTTGGCATCATCCTGATGCCCATGGCGCTCATTTTGTTGCAAAAGGATTTTGGAACGGCATTGGTGTTCACAGCTTTTCTGCTGGTCTTTTTCCGCGAAGGCATGTCTCCTTTTTTATTGATCATTGGCATAGCGATGGCGGTTATCGCCATCCTTACGTTGATCGTAGATAATCAATGGTATTTACATGGAGGCATCGTGGTGTTGGCGCTTGTCATTGTCTTTTTTGGAAAGCGGACTGTCAAACGGATTTTAACAATCGGTGTGGGCGCTTTGATTATCATCGGAACAATTGAAAGCTTCGATTATGTAATTAACAATGTACTACCGGTTCGTCACAAAAAAAGATTGGAGGCGCTTGTTGATCCCAACTTCGATCCGATGGGCATAAACTGGAACGTTACACAATCGAAAATTGCAATTGGTAGCGGTGGATTTTCAGGAAAGGGATTTTTAAAAGGTACGCAAACCAAGTTCGATTTTGTGCCCGAGCAAAGCACCGACTTTATTTTCTGCACCATTGGCGAAGAGCACGGATGGTTGGGCAGTCTGGTGGTAGTTGGTTTGTTTGTTACGTTGTTGTTGCGCATTGTTTTCCTGGCCGAACGCCAAAAGAATCGCTTTGCACGCGTGTATGGCTATGGCGTAGCCAGTATTTTCTTCTTTCACTTTGCCGTGAACATCGGCATGACGATCGGGTTATTTCCGGTAATTGGTATTCCCCTTCCATTCTTCAGCTATGGAGGTTCAGCCTTGTGGAGCTTTACTATACTGCTGTTTATTCTGCTTAAGCTGGATGCGCACCGCAGCCAGATGTTGGGTCGGTTGTAA